In a single window of the Microscilla marina ATCC 23134 genome:
- the nuoL gene encoding NADH-quinone oxidoreductase subunit L, which translates to MTYLTLLILLLPFINFLVLLTGQKKIKRGGGHFATAVLLVTTVLAIVTAWQVLGGQPLYIDIYWFSLGTRSFKVDLYIDNLSALMMIVVTLVSALVHMFSLEYMKTDKNYNRYFAYLGLFTFSMLGIIIFHNLLIIYIFWELVGVSSYLLIGFWYEKKSATRASQKAFLVNRIGDVGFLAGILLVFNYFGDFNLLSIAQSPQFASLSVGVLLIIGLCLFCGAVGKSAQFPLQVWLPDAMEGPTPVSALIHAATMVAAGVYLLARIFFLLNLEALSVIATIGCITAFIGAFSALAQSDIKKVLAYSTISQLGYMVMGMGVGAYEASLLHLLTHAFFKACLFLCAGAVIHSMHQLEHKLNIHFDAQNMYLMGGLRKAMPFTFMCYVLSAAALAGLPFFSGFLSKDAILSGSLAWASFKGGGVWYLLPLFGFLSAFLTAFYMGRQLFLVFFGHLELEKVFEEAKGALAKVKDVPLQMKIPLGVLALGALWLMVSLNPFDAESGALWQWLVPANKSKVIADSVFTELATSSHHVHGFTIAVSVILAFLGLGLAYALYRKHKVHPEYALLGTPALFHLSHHSLYIDKLYKNTVARFSLRLSHKSFAVDDLYDQVFTNGIVKFSGTVARWDKKVVDGVVNFVAKFYVVLAHIIAWIDKAIVDGFVHLLAYLAKFTGRISRSFQNGHIQSYYLWVVISLIALVLFLVVN; encoded by the coding sequence ATGACCTATTTAACACTGCTTATATTACTGCTCCCATTCATCAATTTTTTGGTTTTGCTGACTGGACAAAAAAAGATCAAACGTGGAGGCGGGCACTTTGCTACAGCTGTATTGCTTGTTACTACTGTGTTGGCAATTGTCACCGCTTGGCAGGTATTAGGTGGTCAGCCGTTGTACATAGACATTTACTGGTTTAGTTTGGGTACGCGTAGTTTTAAGGTTGACTTGTACATTGACAATTTGAGTGCTTTGATGATGATTGTGGTCACGTTGGTATCAGCATTGGTGCACATGTTTTCGTTGGAATATATGAAAACCGACAAAAACTATAACCGTTATTTTGCCTATTTGGGCTTGTTTACCTTCTCGATGTTGGGCATCATCATTTTTCATAATTTACTCATCATCTACATTTTTTGGGAACTGGTAGGCGTTTCTTCTTATCTGCTCATTGGTTTTTGGTACGAAAAGAAATCAGCTACCCGTGCCAGTCAAAAAGCATTTTTAGTCAATCGCATTGGTGATGTAGGCTTTTTAGCAGGCATCCTGTTGGTTTTCAATTACTTTGGCGATTTCAACCTATTGAGCATTGCCCAAAGTCCTCAATTTGCCAGCTTGTCGGTGGGGGTTTTGCTTATCATTGGTTTATGCTTGTTTTGTGGTGCAGTAGGCAAATCGGCTCAGTTTCCTTTGCAGGTATGGCTGCCCGATGCTATGGAAGGACCTACCCCAGTATCGGCACTTATTCACGCAGCTACCATGGTGGCAGCTGGGGTATATTTGCTGGCACGCATTTTCTTTTTACTGAACCTAGAGGCTTTGTCTGTCATTGCCACCATTGGTTGTATTACCGCATTTATTGGGGCATTTTCGGCACTAGCCCAAAGCGATATCAAAAAAGTATTGGCTTACTCTACCATTTCGCAATTGGGCTATATGGTCATGGGCATGGGAGTAGGCGCTTACGAGGCCAGCTTATTACACTTATTGACCCACGCATTTTTCAAAGCTTGTTTATTTTTATGTGCTGGAGCAGTTATTCACAGTATGCATCAACTTGAGCACAAACTCAATATACATTTCGATGCCCAAAACATGTACTTGATGGGAGGATTGCGCAAAGCCATGCCTTTTACTTTTATGTGTTATGTATTATCTGCTGCGGCCTTGGCAGGGCTGCCCTTCTTCTCAGGCTTCTTGTCAAAAGATGCCATCTTGAGTGGTTCGCTTGCCTGGGCATCGTTCAAAGGAGGTGGAGTATGGTACTTGTTGCCCTTATTTGGTTTTTTGTCGGCATTTCTTACTGCTTTTTATATGGGACGACAGTTGTTTTTAGTGTTTTTTGGCCACCTGGAACTTGAAAAAGTATTCGAGGAAGCCAAAGGAGCCCTTGCCAAAGTGAAAGATGTACCACTTCAGATGAAAATACCTTTAGGAGTTTTAGCACTGGGTGCCTTATGGTTGATGGTATCGCTCAACCCTTTTGATGCCGAAAGTGGTGCTTTGTGGCAATGGTTGGTGCCTGCCAATAAAAGTAAGGTCATCGCTGACAGTGTTTTTACTGAGCTCGCCACCAGTAGTCACCACGTACATGGGTTTACCATTGCAGTATCGGTCATTCTTGCCTTTTTGGGTTTAGGGCTTGCCTACGCACTGTATCGCAAACACAAAGTACACCCCGAATATGCGCTGTTGGGTACTCCGGCTTTGTTTCACCTATCACATCACTCGCTTTATATTGATAAGTTATACAAAAATACTGTGGCTCGTTTTTCCCTTCGTTTATCGCATAAAAGTTTTGCTGTAGACGACTTGTATGACCAGGTTTTCACCAATGGCATTGTGAAGTTTTCGGGGACTGTAGCCCGATGGGATAAAAAAGTAGTAGATGGTGTAGTTAACTTTGTGGCCAAGTTTTATGTAGTACTGGCTCATATCATTGCCTGGATAGACAAAGCAATTGTAGATGGTTTTGTGCATTTGTTGGCTTACCTGGCAAAGTTTACCGGACGCATTAGCCGTAGTTTTCAAAATGGGCATATCCAGAGTTATTACCTTTGGGTTGTCATATCTTTGATTGCTTTGGTGCTATTTTTAGTCGTCAATTAA
- a CDS encoding AAA family ATPase: MKLHLQNFGPIQEATIDLTKKIYVFVGYNNSGKTYLSQLIWSIFSEDTLQRFTKSVTTLGKPTQEMQLTPTLLDAVTHQFAEFILQEVLPEVFNDSRKEFIGNHQLQLNFRYTIEALIPLEVDLHYPALASEGGLIRMVKPKGSEVIRAEHGIPTAVQWVDCITRLLFHQTVGQTPLFLPANRIFFPAFYKYLFQLEREDKQRMETEMSRLFRLLQSDTEELQQAMKTLMEAFQSPYTAPTNVLFKKMYELNTHSVPKNHYRDLMLILHELLGGDIVMRTVEGLGIVEFRLKLHKQSRDLPMFLASSSANQLTTLYLYLKYWAEKQNNFLMIDEPEENLHPGNQVKLSNLLIRFATEHQNRVLINTHSPLMVENINNYVYLNILRERIGQDVKDIIRQNGLRLDPDIRLKREDLGVYFFKRGKVTNLDNESTDFGIHFRDFYRVSRELSNTGKILTDYIDFADDEEDIFD; this comes from the coding sequence ATGAAACTGCACCTACAAAATTTTGGACCTATACAAGAAGCCACAATAGATTTGACAAAAAAAATCTATGTATTTGTGGGCTATAACAATAGCGGCAAAACTTACCTTTCACAATTGATCTGGAGTATTTTTTCGGAAGACACCCTACAACGCTTTACCAAAAGTGTAACTACGCTGGGAAAACCCACCCAAGAAATGCAGCTTACTCCTACCCTGCTCGACGCGGTCACCCATCAGTTTGCTGAATTTATTCTACAAGAGGTACTACCTGAGGTGTTCAACGACTCGCGCAAAGAGTTTATAGGCAATCATCAGCTTCAGCTGAATTTTCGCTATACAATTGAAGCACTTATTCCATTAGAGGTAGACTTGCACTATCCAGCTTTGGCAAGTGAAGGAGGGCTGATAAGAATGGTCAAGCCCAAGGGGAGTGAAGTGATCAGGGCTGAACATGGCATACCTACTGCGGTGCAATGGGTAGATTGTATCACTCGTTTACTGTTTCACCAAACCGTAGGTCAAACACCTCTTTTTTTGCCAGCCAACCGGATTTTTTTTCCTGCTTTTTACAAATACCTGTTTCAGCTGGAGCGTGAAGATAAACAACGCATGGAGACTGAAATGTCTCGTTTGTTTCGCTTGTTGCAATCAGACACTGAAGAACTACAGCAAGCTATGAAAACCTTGATGGAGGCTTTTCAAAGCCCTTACACCGCTCCTACCAATGTTTTGTTCAAAAAAATGTATGAGCTCAATACCCACTCGGTGCCCAAAAACCACTACCGGGACTTGATGCTTATCTTACACGAATTGTTGGGAGGAGATATTGTCATGCGTACAGTAGAGGGCTTGGGTATTGTAGAGTTTAGGCTTAAGCTACACAAACAGTCACGTGACTTACCTATGTTTCTGGCGTCTTCGTCGGCTAACCAACTCACTACCTTGTATTTATACTTAAAGTATTGGGCAGAAAAACAAAACAATTTTTTGATGATAGACGAACCAGAGGAAAACCTACATCCTGGCAATCAGGTAAAGCTCAGCAACTTGCTCATTAGGTTTGCCACTGAGCACCAAAACCGGGTACTGATTAACACCCACAGCCCTTTGATGGTAGAGAATATTAACAATTATGTGTACCTCAATATTTTACGTGAACGCATAGGGCAAGACGTAAAGGATATTATTCGCCAAAACGGGCTCAGGCTAGACCCCGACATTCGTCTAAAGCGGGAAGATTTGGGAGTATACTTCTTCAAAAGGGGCAAAGTAACCAACCTGGACAATGAGTCTACTGATTTTGGTATTCATTTCCGCGATTTTTACCGTGTATCGCGAGAATTGAGCAATACAGGGAAGATTTTGACTGATTACATAGATTTTGCCGACGATGAAGAAGATATATTTGATTAA
- the nuoK gene encoding NADH-quinone oxidoreductase subunit NuoK — MIPLEYYLYVAAFLFCVGVVLVLTKRNAIVVLMGIELIFNAANINLVAFSQYDPTHLQGQVFSLFVIVIAAAEATIALAIVLKVYQRFKTIRLDDLNELKG; from the coding sequence ATGATACCCTTGGAGTACTATTTATATGTAGCGGCTTTTTTGTTTTGTGTTGGTGTGGTATTGGTGCTTACCAAACGTAATGCTATAGTGGTACTCATGGGGATTGAACTCATTTTTAATGCTGCCAATATCAATTTAGTAGCTTTCAGCCAATATGACCCTACCCATCTTCAGGGGCAAGTATTTAGTTTGTTTGTAATTGTAATAGCCGCAGCAGAAGCTACCATTGCTCTCGCCATTGTTCTAAAAGTATACCAACGTTTCAAAACCATACGTTTGGATGATTTGAACGAACTGAAGGGATAA
- a CDS encoding RNA polymerase sigma factor, which produces MKKGYTDIHQKLVESCKRGDRKAQYELYKLYSKAMFNICMRITNDYAEAEDVLQEAFVDAFRKLDTFKGDATFGAWLKRIVINKSINHVKKRKADFVSVDNMDFGEEPPRTTKEDEMELKLQVKQVHRAIQQLPDGFRVVLTLYLLEGYDHREISEVLGISESTSKSQYNRAKKRLLSIIRENVLI; this is translated from the coding sequence TTGAAGAAAGGATATACTGATATACACCAAAAACTGGTGGAATCTTGTAAGCGAGGTGACCGTAAGGCACAATATGAATTATACAAGCTTTACTCAAAAGCCATGTTTAATATATGCATGCGCATTACCAATGATTATGCAGAAGCAGAAGATGTGTTGCAAGAAGCTTTCGTGGATGCTTTCCGAAAGTTAGATACATTTAAAGGTGATGCTACTTTTGGAGCCTGGCTCAAACGAATTGTGATTAATAAGTCTATTAATCATGTCAAAAAACGTAAAGCCGACTTTGTGTCGGTAGATAATATGGATTTTGGTGAAGAACCACCCCGTACCACTAAAGAAGATGAGATGGAGCTTAAGCTTCAGGTAAAACAGGTACACCGTGCCATTCAACAACTCCCCGATGGGTTTAGAGTGGTTCTGACTTTGTACTTGCTGGAAGGCTACGATCACCGCGAAATCTCGGAAGTACTGGGTATTTCAGAATCAACATCCAAATCACAATACAATCGGGCAAAAAAACGATTGTTAAGTATCATTAGAGAAAATGTATTGATATGA
- a CDS encoding tetratricopeptide repeat protein, with protein sequence MRIFITVYCLGLFWCSVTGYAQNSNIDSLQRLLLKADAPKEEVQLLDAIAQKLQPTDAKQGLDYINKAIALAKQNALSTQLAYCKLTLASLQNRLKRFGKSKQNIADALALFQAQNNVTGQVQAYYLMGIRASDQNNEQEAIRHYQKALKINTKTSTSDQKKQASADIHNGLGYSYDVLGKLPKAVKYYQQALATYKALGNEARQMALHINLSQIERVLGNVGRAFTHVKKGLKLAKMLKNTKMEGYLYNNQAIIYEKQAEYTEALKLYQKALKFDEEAGDKDGMALSLMNIGNVYLFTKKYKQAFNTYQKGMKIAQETHNKMIEQQLKGNIAYVEFKMGNYDSAISKFLEEQKYYKQQGLEKQQAIALADMGEVWEAKKRYEKALTLYEEAYALFKKIQDKRHLAKVTNAIAEVRFKMKDYEAVQKHLKIAQKLAKGVNAKDISQRIFLNLYRLDSVRQNYQLALHYYRQYSVLKDSSNNLKKNKQLEVLRIKYDLADKEKEAQKQSKKAEIMAQNARYDQLLIWSLIGGFTLASIAVTWLIFWQRSNQKKLNQLKETERVLLQERLQRKEIEEQVLQEQLRADQAIQQQLKETLEHKNHELTKQTLYLVQKRQFLGELEHKIKLISQECNPTAQGKLKSLSKTIKKESAEHKEWEKFRQTFEIAHPKFYRNLKELFPELTPNEMKLCALLRLNFNTKELASILNITTESANKARFRLRKKLNLSDENLNEYLINL encoded by the coding sequence ATGAGAATTTTTATTACAGTATATTGTTTAGGGTTGTTTTGGTGCTCAGTAACTGGGTATGCCCAAAACTCCAACATTGATAGTTTACAACGCCTACTGCTAAAAGCGGATGCCCCCAAAGAAGAGGTACAACTACTGGATGCCATAGCCCAAAAACTGCAACCAACAGATGCAAAACAAGGGCTTGACTACATCAATAAGGCTATAGCATTGGCAAAACAAAACGCCCTCAGTACTCAGCTTGCCTATTGCAAACTCACGCTTGCTTCTCTGCAAAACAGGCTCAAAAGGTTTGGCAAATCTAAACAAAATATTGCTGATGCGTTGGCTTTATTTCAAGCACAAAATAATGTAACAGGGCAAGTACAAGCTTATTACTTGATGGGTATAAGAGCAAGCGATCAGAACAACGAACAAGAAGCCATTCGGCATTATCAAAAAGCATTAAAAATCAACACAAAAACGTCTACTAGTGATCAAAAAAAACAAGCTAGTGCAGATATACACAATGGGTTAGGGTATTCTTACGATGTGCTAGGCAAGCTCCCCAAAGCAGTAAAGTATTATCAACAAGCCCTTGCTACCTACAAAGCATTGGGCAACGAAGCACGCCAAATGGCTTTGCACATTAACCTAAGTCAGATAGAAAGAGTTTTGGGAAATGTAGGGCGTGCGTTTACACATGTTAAAAAGGGCTTGAAGCTGGCTAAAATGCTGAAAAACACAAAAATGGAGGGGTATTTATATAACAATCAAGCCATTATCTATGAGAAACAGGCAGAATATACAGAAGCACTTAAGTTGTATCAAAAAGCCTTGAAGTTCGATGAAGAGGCAGGAGATAAAGATGGAATGGCGCTTTCGCTCATGAATATTGGAAATGTTTATTTGTTCACAAAAAAATATAAACAAGCCTTTAATACTTATCAAAAGGGGATGAAAATAGCGCAAGAAACTCACAACAAGATGATAGAGCAACAGCTCAAGGGTAATATTGCCTATGTAGAGTTCAAAATGGGTAATTATGACAGCGCCATTAGTAAGTTTCTTGAGGAGCAAAAGTATTATAAACAACAAGGATTAGAAAAACAGCAAGCCATTGCATTGGCAGATATGGGAGAAGTGTGGGAGGCTAAAAAACGTTATGAAAAGGCACTTACGCTGTATGAAGAAGCTTATGCCCTTTTCAAAAAAATTCAAGATAAACGACACCTGGCTAAGGTAACTAATGCAATCGCCGAAGTGCGCTTTAAAATGAAAGACTATGAGGCTGTACAAAAACACCTAAAAATAGCCCAAAAACTAGCCAAGGGGGTAAACGCCAAAGATATTTCTCAACGTATATTTTTGAATTTATATAGACTTGACTCTGTTAGACAAAACTATCAATTGGCTCTTCATTATTACCGTCAATATAGCGTATTGAAAGACAGTAGCAATAACCTTAAAAAAAACAAACAACTGGAGGTCTTGCGTATCAAATATGATTTGGCAGATAAAGAAAAAGAGGCGCAAAAACAAAGTAAAAAAGCAGAGATTATGGCACAAAATGCCCGTTATGATCAACTGCTGATTTGGAGCCTTATTGGAGGATTTACACTAGCAAGCATAGCAGTTACTTGGTTGATTTTTTGGCAACGTAGTAACCAAAAAAAACTCAATCAACTTAAAGAAACTGAACGGGTGTTGTTGCAGGAGCGCTTGCAACGCAAAGAGATAGAAGAACAAGTATTACAAGAACAACTGCGTGCTGACCAAGCAATCCAACAACAACTCAAAGAAACCTTGGAACACAAAAACCATGAGTTAACCAAACAAACCTTGTACTTGGTACAAAAACGTCAGTTTTTGGGCGAGCTAGAACATAAAATCAAACTAATATCGCAAGAGTGCAACCCTACTGCCCAAGGCAAACTCAAGAGCCTTAGCAAGACCATTAAGAAAGAATCGGCTGAACACAAAGAATGGGAAAAATTTAGGCAAACGTTTGAAATAGCGCACCCTAAGTTTTATCGAAACCTCAAAGAATTGTTTCCTGAGCTTACCCCCAACGAAATGAAGTTGTGTGCTTTATTACGACTTAACTTTAATACTAAAGAGTTGGCATCTATTCTTAATATAACTACCGAAAGTGCCAACAAAGCACGTTTTAGACTGCGTAAAAAGCTGAACCTTTCAGACGAAAACCTGAACGAGTATTTAATCAATTTATAG
- a CDS encoding calcium-binding protein, producing the protein MTNSSDKLYGDKGNDKLYRGAGNDKYYYVLYGGYDVIEDANGADLIYLQSIAKNQSVSL; encoded by the coding sequence ATGACGAACAGTAGCGATAAACTCTACGGGGACAAAGGCAACGACAAACTGTATCGTGGAGCAGGCAATGATAAATATTACTATGTTTTGTATGGTGGTTATGATGTTATTGAAGATGCCAACGGTGCCGATTTGATCTACTTGCAAAGTATTGCTAAAAATCAATCAGTAAGCTTATAG
- a CDS encoding C39 family peptidase — MKKIYMLFIFAATLMTYGCKKTEKTDPKPETKQLTTTTKSRMTTTRTVYGTSGQDFLQGTSASEQIIAYASNDQVYANGGDDVIYGGKGDDYLQGNDGSDIVKGDQGNDKLYGGSGNDDLYGGKENDDLYGQDGSDKLYGDKGNDKLYGGAGNDKYYYALYGGYDVIDDASGADVLYLQSIAKSQVSVSYSGSNVILNVPSGRVTIKNGSVETVYANGQIVSINSGTPKPTIGSFFYTTTPLVVNSNETLSVQLTENTKTSMNRSYYVEIEINRSAGNWVVASSNIAIGAGKTTTTKNFSMKFNQSGQIYTTVKVYNANKTSLLVSRRGSNLNNVQSGGGGGTSGVPYYWQLNNSVYPYSSCQNTAIAMVINFYGGNTTPDQITNHYGKRQAQTVPGFQSVFNSEAAHFGLRVRDRGTQYGSMSKLNQLLAQGKPVMAHGYTTSYGHLVVFLAFDGTYYTVHDPYGKWDGKYGSSGYYKTATAGKFVKYHKDDVKAAFAPDGYIWLHEIYFQ, encoded by the coding sequence ATGAAAAAGATTTACATGTTATTCATTTTTGCGGCAACACTTATGACTTATGGCTGCAAAAAAACAGAAAAAACAGACCCCAAACCTGAGACAAAGCAATTAACAACCACTACTAAAAGCCGCATGACTACTACACGTACAGTATATGGCACCTCTGGACAAGATTTTTTGCAAGGTACTTCCGCTTCTGAGCAAATCATTGCCTATGCCAGCAACGATCAAGTATATGCCAATGGAGGCGATGACGTGATTTACGGAGGTAAGGGCGATGATTACCTCCAAGGAAACGATGGCTCTGACATAGTAAAGGGTGATCAAGGCAATGACAAGCTATATGGAGGTTCGGGCAATGATGACCTATATGGGGGGAAAGAAAATGATGACTTGTATGGACAAGACGGTAGCGATAAACTTTATGGAGACAAAGGCAATGATAAGCTGTATGGAGGAGCAGGCAATGATAAATATTACTATGCTTTGTATGGTGGGTATGATGTTATTGACGATGCCAGCGGTGCCGATGTGCTCTACTTACAAAGTATTGCTAAAAGTCAAGTATCGGTGAGCTATAGCGGAAGCAATGTGATATTGAATGTCCCTTCGGGCAGAGTAACCATAAAAAATGGTAGCGTAGAGACTGTATACGCCAATGGGCAGATAGTAAGCATTAACAGTGGTACACCCAAGCCTACCATTGGTTCTTTTTTTTACACCACCACTCCTTTAGTTGTTAATAGTAACGAGACTTTATCAGTGCAACTGACCGAAAACACTAAGACCTCAATGAATCGTAGCTATTATGTAGAGATAGAAATTAACCGAAGCGCTGGCAATTGGGTTGTAGCAAGCAGCAATATAGCTATAGGAGCAGGCAAAACTACTACTACAAAGAACTTTAGCATGAAGTTTAACCAAAGTGGGCAAATATATACTACCGTTAAAGTATATAACGCCAACAAAACTAGCTTGTTGGTGAGCAGAAGAGGAAGCAACCTCAATAATGTGCAGAGCGGTGGGGGAGGAGGCACTTCAGGTGTACCCTATTACTGGCAACTCAACAATAGCGTATATCCTTATTCCTCTTGTCAAAATACTGCGATTGCGATGGTTATCAATTTTTATGGCGGCAATACTACTCCCGATCAAATTACCAACCATTATGGTAAAAGACAAGCCCAAACAGTACCTGGATTTCAATCAGTGTTTAATTCTGAAGCTGCACATTTTGGGCTAAGAGTGCGAGACAGAGGGACTCAATATGGCTCTATGTCTAAACTCAATCAATTGTTGGCACAGGGCAAACCAGTAATGGCGCACGGTTATACTACTAGCTATGGGCATTTGGTGGTGTTCTTAGCTTTTGATGGTACCTACTACACTGTACATGACCCTTATGGTAAGTGGGATGGCAAATATGGTAGCTCGGGTTATTACAAAACTGCCACTGCTGGTAAGTTTGTCAAGTACCATAAAGATGATGTAAAAGCAGCTTTTGCCCCAGATGGTTATATATGGTTGCATGAGATATATTTTCAATAA
- a CDS encoding GNAT family N-acetyltransferase: protein METYQVHITEENNKGKAYIGTNAKPLAAMTYSKAGNDLIIIDHTEVDQSLRGQNIGRQLLDALVAMARNKGIKIMPLCPYAKSVFDKDNSLKDVLK from the coding sequence ATGGAAACATACCAGGTACATATCACCGAAGAAAACAACAAAGGCAAAGCATATATTGGTACCAATGCCAAGCCTTTGGCTGCCATGACTTACTCAAAAGCAGGCAATGATTTAATTATTATTGACCATACTGAGGTAGATCAAAGCTTGAGGGGGCAAAATATAGGACGCCAATTGCTGGATGCTTTGGTAGCAATGGCACGTAACAAGGGGATTAAGATTATGCCCTTGTGCCCTTATGCCAAAAGCGTATTTGACAAGGACAATTCTCTCAAAGATGTGTTAAAATAA
- a CDS encoding DUF5996 family protein — protein MTKQTHISSCGSPWPALEYNTWKDTLKTVHQWTQIVGKIRLVSMPWQNHSWHTALYITARGLTTGSMPYGNGIYEIEFDFENHQLIISSTFEQNVVMALRPMTVADFYKELFDKLQGLGIDIKIHGRPNELEHNTPFAENVQDKSYNQQQVVNFWQLSVSVSNVFSRFRSDFVGKCSPVHFFWGAFDIALTRFSGRAAPLHHGQAPNMPKEVMQEAYSQEVSSCGFWPGADNFPQPMFYAYSYPSPANYGKQQVKPQEAFWSEDMGEFFLPYEAVRTAENPEKTLLDFLQSTYEAAANTGNWDREHLER, from the coding sequence ATGACAAAACAAACACACATTTCATCTTGTGGCAGTCCTTGGCCTGCTCTAGAGTACAATACTTGGAAAGATACGTTAAAAACTGTGCATCAATGGACCCAAATTGTGGGTAAAATAAGGCTGGTAAGTATGCCTTGGCAAAACCACTCTTGGCACACTGCTTTATACATTACAGCACGAGGGCTCACCACTGGCAGCATGCCTTATGGCAATGGCATTTACGAGATCGAGTTTGATTTTGAAAACCACCAGTTGATCATCTCTTCTACTTTTGAGCAAAATGTGGTAATGGCATTGCGCCCCATGACAGTAGCTGATTTTTACAAAGAACTATTTGATAAACTGCAAGGGCTGGGTATTGACATAAAAATACACGGGCGCCCCAACGAACTGGAACACAACACCCCATTTGCAGAAAATGTACAGGATAAATCATACAACCAACAACAAGTAGTCAACTTTTGGCAATTGTCGGTAAGCGTATCCAATGTATTTTCCAGGTTTAGGAGTGATTTTGTCGGCAAATGTAGCCCAGTACATTTTTTCTGGGGAGCGTTTGACATTGCCTTGACTCGTTTTTCGGGAAGAGCAGCTCCTTTGCATCATGGGCAAGCCCCCAACATGCCTAAAGAAGTTATGCAAGAGGCTTATTCGCAGGAGGTGAGTAGTTGTGGCTTTTGGCCAGGAGCCGATAATTTTCCTCAACCTATGTTTTATGCCTATAGTTACCCTTCGCCAGCCAACTACGGTAAGCAACAAGTGAAGCCCCAGGAAGCATTTTGGAGTGAGGATATGGGCGAGTTTTTCTTGCCTTATGAGGCGGTACGCACTGCTGAAAATCCAGAAAAAACCCTGCTGGACTTTTTACAATCTACCTATGAAGCGGCAGCCAATACTGGTAACTGGGACAGGGAACACTTAGAACGATAA
- a CDS encoding M12 family metallopeptidase codes for MKKLSLIVLSFLLFTACSTNKENLTPTTNTASISEGMSVEQAFPNQKGQVQKGYLGIRPVSYQVIKGQYIAEGDIILNKKHVGSTPKKLDGLQSESVGRTSGRWPNNTVYYTIDGNLPNQSRVTDAIAHWEAKTSLRFIQRTNQSNYITFRVGGGCSSNVGMQGGRQYINLASGCSTGNTIHEIGHAVGLWHEHTRADRDSYITVYFDRIKSGYENNFRTYQQTGADGQEYTNTLDFGSVMMYSSFGFSNNGQPTITKKDGSTFDVQRNGLSSADVDGINQMYPGTDGNPGTPTYQNGQYYTIDGLRVYRYNNLWYYYSSGWRQVVNVNGSWYYA; via the coding sequence ATGAAAAAATTATCGTTAATCGTTTTAAGTTTTTTGCTGTTTACAGCCTGCTCAACAAATAAAGAAAATTTAACTCCTACTACCAACACTGCTTCTATCTCTGAAGGTATGAGCGTAGAACAAGCTTTCCCAAATCAAAAAGGGCAAGTTCAAAAAGGATACTTAGGCATTCGTCCAGTTTCTTATCAAGTCATCAAAGGACAGTATATTGCCGAAGGTGACATCATCCTTAATAAGAAACATGTGGGTAGCACTCCTAAGAAATTAGATGGTTTGCAAAGCGAAAGCGTAGGGCGTACTTCTGGACGCTGGCCAAACAACACTGTGTATTACACCATAGACGGCAACTTGCCTAACCAATCTCGGGTAACCGATGCCATAGCCCACTGGGAAGCTAAAACAAGCCTTCGTTTTATTCAAAGAACCAACCAATCTAACTATATCACTTTTCGTGTAGGTGGTGGGTGTTCCTCAAATGTAGGTATGCAAGGTGGTCGTCAATACATCAACTTGGCTTCTGGTTGCTCTACTGGTAATACCATCCACGAAATTGGTCATGCTGTAGGTTTGTGGCACGAACACACCCGCGCTGACCGTGATAGCTATATTACTGTTTATTTTGATAGAATCAAGTCAGGGTATGAGAACAACTTCCGAACTTACCAGCAGACAGGAGCTGATGGACAAGAGTATACCAATACTTTAGACTTTGGTTCGGTAATGATGTATTCTTCTTTTGGATTTTCAAACAATGGACAACCTACCATTACCAAAAAAGACGGAAGCACTTTTGATGTACAACGCAATGGTCTTTCTAGTGCCGATGTAGACGGGATCAATCAAATGTATCCAGGTACTGATGGAAACCCTGGTACTCCAACTTACCAAAACGGACAATACTATACCATCGATGGTTTGAGAGTGTACCGTTATAATAACCTTTGGTACTACTATAGCTCAGGCTGGCGTCAAGTAGTAAACGTGAATGGTAGCTGGTACTACGCCTAA